Proteins co-encoded in one Streptomyces diastaticus subsp. diastaticus genomic window:
- a CDS encoding ATP-binding cassette domain-containing protein encodes MDMEVAAGDVLAVVGGNGSGKSTLRGAAGSGASPSRGRRCSGRTAPNPRLRLLGSAAYRPDRRRADRCSWNQR; translated from the coding sequence GTGGACATGGAGGTCGCGGCCGGTGACGTCCTGGCGGTGGTCGGCGGCAACGGTTCGGGGAAGTCGACCTTGCGAGGTGCGGCCGGTTCGGGTGCGAGTCCGTCCCGCGGACGCCGGTGCTCCGGACGGACCGCACCGAACCCTCGTCTCCGTCTGCTCGGGTCCGCTGCCTACCGGCCCGACCGACGTCGTGCGGACAGGTGCTCCTGGAACCAGCGGTAG
- a CDS encoding non-ribosomal peptide synthetase translates to MADRSRPLTAAQSGIWYSGVLDPTGLRYVGSQYVHLHGPVDEELFARAVRTVVAGSETLRVRFADRDDGPVQFLEPLDDWEVRLLDLRAAEQPHEEALRLIEENSLRPYDLSRAPLFDHHLLRVADDAYLWAIRMHHLICDGTAAANLIRRVAATYTAWATGTAGPPPAGGPALFDTLDAMVERDTAYRSSARFGQDAAWWAGRLAGRDEAPQLATGGAPAGATGHVSHVRWLPADRWHTLTTAAARHDVRWPALFAAATALAVHADTGQRQTVLGLSVPGRTGRAARQALGTAANVVPLHAAVDPAAPLAELVATAWANTLGVLRHQRYRFEDMLRDQGAVRDGRPLVGPVLNAMTTERGLSFAGTPAVVHQVTPGRGDHLALGVHDNGAPQVRIDLGVPEALCTAPAARAQLDRLVDLTLALADADPATPQGRVGAPRPARPPVPAEPEAGREAEPATLTGLFATVAAARPDAVAVVAGRDRLTYARLDARAEALARHLAARGVGPGDRVAVSLPRSAGLVVALLAVLKAGAAYVPLDPAHPAERLRATLADAEPVLTLVHPGADVIPLPAEDEVPSLTLDPRQGTLTGPDAEGPAGVAPRRPTPGSPAYLIHTSGSTGTPKGVVVTHHNVTRLLSAAARHFTFGPDDVWTLFHSYAFDFSVWELWGALLHGGRLVIVPEDVARSPHDLLELLAEQRVTVLNQTPSAFGQLAEAEAEHPAVGDRLSLRYVVFGGEPLEPWRLATWLARHPGPAPRLVNMYGITETTVHVTHHPVDPAAAPSGPAGGVIGSPLPDLRVRLLDAALRPVPDGVPGEMYVSGPGVADGYWHRPALTAGRFVPDPDGPPGSRAYRSGDLARRLPGGALEYVGRADRQVKVRGHRVEPAEVEAALVALPGVRDATVLLTEYGPGDRRLAAHLVADADSAALAPERAAAVLPAHLLPSVWTTLDALPLTPNGKLDRRALRTAGHQVPGEVRAPRNAAETALRDLFAEVLGREPDQVGVDRSFFTLGGDSLLAGRLVGRVRAVLSRDLGVRDVFTWPTVAGLAVRLGEADGTADARPGPVPRPGLVPVSHAQRGLWFLHRLEEAGHAYHVPLAARLEGPLDTEALRAAARDVQQRHEILRTTFPHDGDGPRQHVLPEAEAPDPLTVVPQAEGQGAHDDAYEAALRRPFDLAAAPPWRITLLRRSSHEHTLLVVLHHIAADQQSIGPLTRDLATAYESRRRGEPPTWPPLPLQYADFTLWQRARLGAPDDPGSPLARELAHWREALRGAPAETPLPADRPGRPDAGHPGDAVDFDWGPRLGTRLKELAAARGATTFMALHAALACALSRWGAGTDVVVGTVTAGREDPALEPLAGYFAQALPLRLDLTGRPGFATVVDRARAADLTAFAHTGAPFDRIVETLGPPREPGRHPLFQVMLNHRSGARPALRLAGLRATELPQRRPVAKYPLLWDVAEEADGTFHGCLEYATDRFERRTAEALLDAVRHFLEAALDRPEAPFADLPCPRPGTGPADPAPPAPVRPAPTPGEEARAGEAATEELLRSLTAALLGRDSVDADANFFRLGGDSILAVQLASRAQAAGVPVGPKDVFAHQSPRALARTMQRRVRDTPGPARPSQDPGPLEPTPVVEWLASLGGDAGGFAQSVVVPLPATATGATVRDALQRLVDHHDALRLRRTAVQDDRWELEVRPPGTVPAGELLRHVDLAREGADDPAACDELVEQERRAARRHLDPDRGDMVRAVLFHGLEDRLLLVIHHLAVDGVSWRVLLPDLEQAHRHALRGEHAPLPPVPTPLRAWTRALRAAARSEAVRADETWWRARLAAPHTGLGSRPLDPACDTVARAGRLSSTWDETWIEPLLTAVPAAFRARVPEVLLAALSIALRRWSGNPQGAAVRVDLEGHGRRTDLAGLADLDLSRTVGWFTTLHPVLLDPPPATGSPAEESARAVTHVKERLREVPHDGLTHGLLRQEGRLPDARAPLAFNYLGRFDTEDPAPWQPLPGSLRGEADPRQPLAHPLTLDVFAERGPTGSRLRTEWTWASGVLTGSQAEELAGLWHTALAELVHHHPGTGPVRSTPSDFPLVQVDQDRVETWEERYGPLADLLPAAPLQQGLLFHALYGAGTGPGTAGSGEDPYLVQLSLDLSGDIEPHRLRTALRALLRRHPHLTGCFPPDAGRPLLLVPADEPALPWRTVDLTSEPQDRLAARTDEEERAERRPFDPGRPPLLRFALLRTGERRCRLVFTHHHLLLDGWSVPLVLRELLDPAATGGPAPALGEYARWLAARDQEAAAEAWRHELAGAEPTRVAGHAPAAPTTLSHRFELSGELARALTDRAARWGVTLNTLVESAWALLLNHLTGRQDVVFGVTVAQRPPEVAGVERLPGLLLNTVPARVRLDPARTAKEVAEHTHARRADLLDHHHLGLTAVEEAAGTTGLFDTSVVFENYPLDEAAFTRLPDGVEVTNTGILDGTHYPLSLVVLPRSGRIECRLYSRPGALDHYGTPADLAALCTAAFHALLEDERRPLARLQLLAAPARKAVLAAGRGPASPVREDTSHLAQVFQARATAHPDRPALSDGTRTLTYGALEARANQLAHHLADRVQVGTPVAVALDRSPEVAVCYLALAKLGALCVPLHSGLPPERQRALRERTGAALLLDRLPDEETLAARPDVPPGRHVPADLAACVVFTSGSTGEPKGVRLTHRSVLSRALDPRWCDEDHRCVLLHSPHAWDAVVYELWAPLLTGRQVRVAPPGDLDGTALRSAVEDGGVTAAFLTSGLLDVLAEQDPGALAGLRLLATGGDVVSPRSVERVRVRHPELKVVHLYGPVENTTFSLGHAVPPGRPDPAPLPLGTPVPGCRVTVLDAALRPVPPGVPGEIHLSGEGLAEGYHGAPAATCERFVADPYGPAGARTYRTGDLARWDREGRLHFLGRADRQVKVNGIRIEPGEIEAALCEEPGVRAAWIVVRGEGAAGRSLVAYVLGTDAAPDTASLRTRLAARLPRHLVPAAVVPVAEPPLGPTGKVDRDALPAPERAAVTEAPTPRAEVLAAAFAASLDLPSARADDDFFALGGNSLSAVRLAGRVRDALGLPVSVRDLFEAPTPAALDRRLGEGATPGPASDDAPFPARPARLPLSPAQLRLWTANYLGEHRPTYLTTLALDLAGPLHRPVWEQSLDDLVARHEILRTVLPYGPDGPEQRILPPAEAPLDLRFLELDPGEERAAVEAELARGFDLLTGTPLRARLLSTGPERHLLLLVVHHVAVDGHSLGVLRGDLRHAYTARLKGEAPRWRTPAPQYADHALRLARRRGDERDPDSPAARDARHWATELDGVPERLPLPGEPPTGEDDGRAGQVPLSWGPREHRLLEEAATRHACSPYMVLHAAFAAALSHLGAGEDVPVVVALSGRDDAATDGLVGCVTNPVVLRVRTHGAPTGEELTARVRRSLLAAHAHQDHPYERVLEHLDRDRADRGRGLFTVACSYLRTEPPRPEDTDWPGGLGVTPRVLAPTHTDQDLLLQLRDHRTPEGAPAGLTGELIHSLAHCAPATARHLADTLRAKLRELVGGP, encoded by the coding sequence ATGGCTGACCGGAGCCGGCCGCTGACCGCCGCGCAGTCGGGCATCTGGTACAGCGGCGTCCTGGACCCCACCGGCCTGCGCTACGTGGGCTCCCAGTACGTCCACCTCCACGGCCCCGTCGACGAGGAGCTGTTCGCCCGCGCGGTCCGTACCGTCGTGGCGGGCAGCGAGACGCTCAGGGTGCGCTTCGCCGACCGGGACGACGGTCCGGTCCAGTTCCTGGAGCCCCTCGACGACTGGGAGGTCCGCCTGCTCGACCTGCGCGCGGCCGAGCAACCGCACGAGGAGGCGCTGCGGCTGATCGAGGAGAACAGCCTGCGCCCGTACGACCTCTCGCGGGCGCCCCTCTTCGACCACCACCTGCTGCGTGTCGCCGACGACGCGTACCTGTGGGCCATCCGGATGCACCACCTCATCTGCGACGGCACGGCCGCCGCGAACCTCATCCGACGGGTGGCCGCCACCTACACCGCGTGGGCGACCGGCACCGCCGGCCCGCCGCCGGCCGGCGGCCCCGCGCTCTTCGACACCCTCGACGCCATGGTGGAGCGCGACACCGCCTACCGGAGTTCCGCACGCTTCGGCCAGGACGCCGCATGGTGGGCCGGGCGACTGGCCGGCCGGGACGAGGCGCCGCAACTGGCCACCGGAGGGGCACCGGCGGGCGCCACCGGCCACGTCAGCCACGTCCGGTGGCTGCCGGCCGACCGCTGGCACACCCTGACCACCGCGGCCGCCCGCCACGACGTGCGCTGGCCCGCCCTGTTCGCCGCCGCCACCGCCCTCGCCGTGCACGCCGACACCGGGCAGCGGCAGACCGTCCTCGGCCTGAGCGTCCCCGGGCGCACCGGCCGGGCGGCCCGCCAGGCGCTGGGCACCGCCGCCAACGTCGTGCCGCTCCACGCGGCCGTGGACCCGGCCGCGCCACTCGCGGAACTGGTCGCCACCGCCTGGGCCAACACCCTCGGTGTCCTGCGCCACCAGCGGTACCGCTTCGAGGACATGCTGCGCGACCAGGGCGCGGTCCGCGACGGCCGGCCCCTGGTGGGCCCCGTCCTCAACGCCATGACCACGGAACGCGGCCTGTCCTTCGCCGGCACCCCGGCCGTCGTCCACCAGGTCACTCCGGGACGCGGCGACCACCTGGCCCTCGGCGTCCACGACAACGGCGCCCCCCAGGTCCGGATCGACCTCGGAGTCCCCGAGGCACTCTGCACCGCCCCGGCCGCCCGCGCCCAGCTCGACCGCCTCGTCGACCTCACTCTGGCCCTCGCCGACGCCGACCCCGCCACTCCCCAGGGCCGGGTCGGCGCTCCTCGTCCCGCACGACCGCCCGTACCCGCCGAGCCCGAGGCCGGGCGCGAGGCGGAACCGGCCACGCTCACCGGCCTGTTCGCCACCGTGGCCGCCGCCCGCCCGGACGCCGTCGCCGTGGTGGCGGGGCGCGACCGGCTGACCTACGCCCGGCTCGACGCGCGGGCCGAGGCACTGGCCCGCCACCTCGCCGCGCGCGGAGTGGGCCCCGGCGACCGGGTCGCGGTCTCCCTGCCCCGCTCCGCCGGCCTGGTCGTCGCCCTCCTCGCCGTCCTCAAGGCGGGCGCCGCCTACGTGCCGCTGGACCCGGCCCACCCGGCCGAACGCCTGCGCGCCACCCTCGCCGACGCCGAGCCCGTCCTCACCCTCGTCCACCCCGGCGCCGACGTGATCCCGCTGCCGGCCGAGGACGAAGTCCCCTCGCTGACCCTCGACCCGCGCCAGGGCACCCTCACCGGTCCCGACGCCGAAGGCCCTGCCGGGGTGGCGCCGCGCCGTCCGACGCCCGGCTCTCCCGCCTACCTGATCCACACCTCGGGCTCCACCGGCACCCCCAAGGGCGTGGTGGTCACCCACCACAACGTCACCCGGCTCCTGTCCGCCGCCGCCCGCCACTTCACCTTCGGGCCCGACGACGTGTGGACCCTCTTCCACTCCTACGCCTTCGACTTCTCGGTCTGGGAGCTGTGGGGCGCCCTGCTGCACGGCGGCCGCCTGGTGATCGTCCCCGAGGACGTGGCGCGCTCGCCGCACGACTTGCTGGAACTGCTGGCCGAGCAGCGCGTCACCGTCCTGAACCAGACGCCCTCGGCCTTCGGACAGCTCGCGGAGGCCGAGGCGGAGCACCCGGCCGTCGGCGACCGGCTCTCGCTGCGGTACGTGGTCTTCGGAGGTGAGCCGCTCGAACCCTGGCGGCTGGCCACCTGGCTGGCCCGCCACCCCGGCCCGGCTCCCCGCCTGGTCAACATGTACGGGATCACCGAGACCACCGTGCACGTCACCCACCACCCGGTCGACCCGGCCGCCGCCCCCTCCGGCCCGGCCGGGGGCGTCATCGGCAGCCCCCTGCCCGACCTGCGGGTACGCCTCCTCGACGCCGCCCTGCGTCCCGTCCCCGACGGCGTGCCGGGCGAGATGTACGTCTCGGGCCCCGGCGTCGCCGACGGCTACTGGCACCGGCCGGCCCTCACCGCCGGACGGTTCGTCCCCGACCCCGACGGGCCGCCGGGAAGCCGCGCGTACCGCAGCGGCGACCTGGCCCGGCGGCTGCCCGGCGGCGCCCTGGAGTACGTGGGGCGCGCCGACCGGCAGGTCAAGGTGCGCGGCCACCGGGTGGAGCCCGCGGAGGTCGAGGCCGCCCTCGTCGCGCTGCCGGGCGTCCGCGACGCGACCGTCCTGCTGACCGAGTACGGGCCGGGGGACCGGCGCCTGGCCGCCCATCTGGTGGCCGACGCCGACAGCGCGGCGCTCGCCCCCGAACGGGCCGCCGCCGTGCTCCCCGCCCATCTGCTCCCCTCGGTCTGGACCACCCTGGACGCCCTCCCGCTCACCCCCAACGGCAAGCTGGACCGGCGCGCCCTGCGGACCGCCGGCCACCAGGTGCCCGGCGAGGTCCGCGCCCCCCGGAACGCCGCCGAGACCGCGCTGCGCGACCTCTTCGCCGAGGTGCTGGGGCGCGAGCCGGACCAGGTCGGCGTGGACCGGAGTTTCTTCACGCTCGGCGGAGACTCGCTGCTCGCCGGACGGCTGGTGGGCCGGGTCCGCGCCGTGCTCTCCCGCGACCTCGGCGTCCGGGACGTCTTCACCTGGCCGACGGTGGCCGGGCTGGCCGTCCGTCTCGGGGAGGCGGACGGCACGGCGGACGCGCGGCCCGGCCCCGTGCCCCGCCCCGGGCTCGTCCCCGTCTCCCACGCCCAGCGGGGCCTGTGGTTCCTGCACCGCCTGGAGGAGGCCGGTCACGCCTACCACGTCCCGCTGGCAGCGCGGCTGGAAGGCCCACTGGACACCGAGGCGCTGCGCGCCGCCGCGCGCGACGTGCAACAGCGCCACGAGATCCTGCGCACTACCTTCCCGCACGATGGCGACGGGCCCCGGCAGCACGTCCTCCCGGAGGCCGAGGCTCCGGACCCGCTGACCGTCGTCCCGCAGGCCGAGGGGCAGGGCGCGCACGACGACGCCTACGAGGCCGCCCTGCGGCGGCCCTTCGACCTGGCCGCCGCCCCGCCCTGGCGCATCACCCTCCTGCGCCGCTCCTCACACGAGCACACCCTGCTCGTCGTCCTCCACCACATCGCCGCCGACCAGCAGAGCATCGGTCCCCTCACCCGGGACCTGGCCACCGCCTACGAGAGCCGGCGGCGAGGCGAGCCCCCCACCTGGCCGCCCCTGCCCCTGCAGTACGCCGACTTCACCCTCTGGCAGCGTGCCCGCCTCGGCGCCCCCGACGATCCCGGCAGCCCCCTGGCCCGCGAACTCGCCCACTGGCGCGAGGCCCTGCGCGGCGCGCCCGCCGAAACCCCGCTCCCCGCCGACCGGCCCGGCCGGCCCGACGCCGGACATCCGGGCGACGCCGTCGACTTCGACTGGGGGCCCCGGCTCGGCACCCGTCTCAAGGAACTGGCCGCCGCCCGCGGCGCCACCACGTTCATGGCGCTGCACGCCGCCCTCGCCTGCGCGCTCAGCCGGTGGGGCGCGGGCACGGACGTGGTCGTCGGCACGGTCACCGCCGGGCGCGAGGACCCCGCGCTGGAACCCCTGGCCGGCTACTTCGCCCAGGCCCTCCCGCTCCGCCTGGACCTGACCGGCCGCCCCGGATTCGCCACCGTCGTGGACCGGGCCCGCGCGGCGGACCTGACCGCCTTCGCCCACACCGGCGCCCCCTTCGACCGGATCGTGGAGACCCTGGGGCCGCCCCGCGAACCGGGCCGCCATCCGCTCTTCCAGGTCATGCTCAACCACCGCTCCGGCGCCCGGCCCGCCCTGCGCCTCGCGGGCCTGCGCGCCACCGAGCTGCCCCAGCGCCGCCCGGTGGCCAAGTACCCCCTCCTGTGGGACGTCGCCGAGGAGGCCGACGGCACGTTCCACGGCTGCCTGGAGTACGCCACCGACCGCTTCGAACGCCGCACCGCCGAGGCCCTGCTCGACGCCGTACGCCACTTCCTGGAGGCCGCTCTCGACCGGCCGGAGGCGCCCTTCGCCGACCTCCCCTGCCCGCGCCCCGGCACCGGCCCCGCCGACCCCGCGCCTCCCGCCCCCGTACGTCCCGCGCCCACGCCCGGCGAGGAGGCGCGGGCGGGGGAGGCGGCCACCGAGGAACTCCTGCGCTCCCTGACCGCCGCCCTGCTCGGCCGGGACTCCGTCGACGCCGACGCCAACTTCTTCCGGCTCGGCGGCGACAGCATCCTCGCCGTGCAACTCGCCTCCCGCGCCCAGGCCGCCGGCGTGCCGGTCGGCCCCAAGGACGTCTTCGCCCACCAGAGCCCCCGCGCCCTGGCCCGGACGATGCAGCGGCGCGTCCGCGACACCCCCGGCCCCGCCCGGCCCTCCCAGGACCCGGGCCCGCTGGAACCCACTCCCGTCGTCGAGTGGCTGGCCTCGCTCGGCGGTGACGCCGGGGGCTTCGCCCAGTCCGTGGTGGTGCCGCTGCCCGCCACCGCCACCGGCGCGACCGTCCGCGACGCCCTTCAGCGACTCGTCGACCACCACGACGCCCTGCGCCTGCGCCGCACCGCCGTCCAGGACGACCGCTGGGAGCTGGAGGTGCGGCCGCCCGGCACCGTCCCGGCCGGTGAACTCCTGCGCCACGTCGACCTCGCCCGGGAGGGCGCGGACGACCCCGCAGCGTGCGACGAACTGGTCGAGCAGGAGCGGCGCGCCGCCCGCCGCCACCTCGACCCGGACCGCGGCGACATGGTGCGCGCCGTGCTGTTCCACGGCCTGGAGGACCGGCTGCTGCTGGTGATCCATCACCTCGCCGTCGACGGGGTCTCCTGGCGGGTGCTCCTGCCCGACCTGGAGCAGGCCCACCGCCACGCCCTGCGCGGTGAGCACGCCCCGCTCCCGCCGGTACCGACCCCGCTGCGCGCCTGGACCCGCGCCCTGCGCGCGGCCGCCCGGTCGGAGGCGGTCCGCGCCGACGAGACCTGGTGGCGCGCCCGCCTCGCCGCCCCCCACACCGGCCTCGGCAGCCGCCCGCTCGACCCGGCGTGCGACACCGTGGCCCGCGCCGGACGGCTCAGCTCCACCTGGGACGAGACCTGGATCGAGCCGCTGCTGACGGCCGTCCCGGCCGCCTTCCGCGCCCGCGTCCCCGAGGTCCTGCTCGCCGCCCTCTCCATTGCGCTGCGCCGTTGGAGCGGTAACCCGCAGGGCGCTGCGGTCCGCGTCGACCTGGAGGGGCACGGCCGGCGCACCGACCTGGCGGGTCTGGCCGACCTCGACCTCTCCCGCACGGTCGGCTGGTTCACCACCCTCCACCCCGTGCTGCTGGACCCGCCGCCCGCCACCGGCTCACCGGCCGAGGAGTCGGCCCGCGCCGTCACCCACGTCAAGGAGCGGCTGCGCGAGGTGCCCCACGACGGCCTCACCCACGGGCTGCTCCGCCAGGAGGGCCGGCTGCCCGACGCCCGCGCCCCGCTGGCCTTCAACTACCTCGGCCGCTTCGACACCGAGGACCCCGCCCCCTGGCAGCCGCTGCCCGGTTCGCTGCGCGGCGAGGCCGACCCCCGCCAGCCCCTCGCCCACCCCCTGACCCTCGACGTCTTCGCCGAACGCGGCCCCACCGGCTCCCGGCTGCGCACCGAATGGACGTGGGCGTCCGGCGTGCTGACCGGCAGCCAGGCCGAGGAACTGGCCGGCCTGTGGCACACCGCCCTCGCCGAACTCGTCCACCACCACCCCGGCACCGGCCCGGTCCGGTCCACCCCCTCCGACTTCCCGCTCGTACAGGTCGACCAGGACCGCGTCGAGACGTGGGAGGAGCGGTACGGGCCCCTGGCCGACCTGCTGCCCGCCGCACCGCTCCAGCAGGGCCTGCTCTTCCACGCGCTGTACGGCGCCGGCACCGGGCCCGGAACGGCCGGCTCGGGCGAGGACCCCTACCTGGTGCAGCTGAGCCTGGACCTCTCCGGCGACATCGAGCCGCACCGCCTGCGCACCGCCCTGCGCGCACTGCTGCGCCGCCACCCTCATCTCACGGGCTGCTTCCCGCCCGACGCCGGCCGGCCGCTCCTCCTGGTCCCCGCGGACGAACCCGCCCTGCCCTGGCGCACCGTGGACCTCACCTCGGAGCCCCAGGACCGGCTCGCCGCACGGACGGACGAGGAGGAGCGGGCCGAACGCCGCCCCTTCGATCCCGGCCGCCCGCCTCTGCTGCGCTTCGCCCTGCTGCGTACCGGCGAGCGACGGTGCCGGCTCGTCTTCACCCACCACCACCTGCTGCTCGACGGCTGGTCCGTGCCGCTCGTCCTGCGTGAACTGCTCGACCCCGCCGCCACCGGCGGACCCGCTCCCGCCCTCGGGGAGTACGCGCGGTGGCTCGCCGCCCGTGACCAGGAGGCAGCCGCCGAGGCGTGGCGCCACGAACTGGCGGGCGCCGAACCCACCCGGGTGGCCGGCCACGCCCCCGCTGCCCCCACCACGCTGAGCCACCGTTTCGAGCTGTCCGGGGAACTGGCACGGGCACTCACCGACCGCGCGGCCCGCTGGGGCGTCACCCTGAACACCCTGGTGGAGTCCGCCTGGGCGCTGCTGCTCAACCACCTCACCGGCCGTCAGGACGTCGTCTTCGGCGTCACCGTCGCCCAGCGTCCCCCCGAGGTCGCGGGGGTGGAACGCCTTCCCGGCCTGCTGCTGAACACGGTCCCCGCCCGGGTCCGCCTCGATCCGGCCCGGACCGCCAAGGAGGTCGCCGAGCACACCCACGCGCGCCGCGCCGACCTGCTCGACCACCACCACCTCGGCCTCACCGCCGTCGAGGAGGCGGCCGGCACCACCGGTCTCTTCGACACCTCGGTGGTGTTCGAGAACTACCCCCTGGACGAGGCGGCCTTCACCCGGCTGCCGGACGGCGTGGAGGTCACCAACACCGGCATCCTCGACGGAACCCACTACCCCCTCAGCCTCGTCGTCCTGCCCCGCTCCGGCCGCATCGAGTGCCGCCTCTACAGCAGGCCCGGCGCCCTCGACCACTACGGCACCCCCGCCGACCTCGCCGCGCTCTGCACCGCCGCCTTCCACGCGCTGCTCGAAGACGAACGACGCCCTCTGGCCCGGCTCCAGCTCCTCGCCGCCCCCGCGCGGAAGGCCGTCCTCGCCGCCGGGCGCGGGCCCGCCTCACCCGTGCGGGAGGACACGTCCCACCTCGCCCAGGTCTTCCAGGCGCGGGCCACCGCCCACCCGGACCGCCCCGCCCTCTCCGACGGCACCCGCACCCTCACCTACGGTGCGCTGGAGGCCCGCGCCAACCAGCTCGCCCACCACCTGGCCGACCGGGTCCAGGTCGGCACCCCGGTCGCCGTCGCCCTGGACCGCTCGCCCGAGGTCGCCGTCTGCTACCTGGCCCTGGCCAAACTGGGCGCCCTCTGCGTCCCCCTCCACTCCGGGCTGCCGCCCGAGCGGCAGCGCGCCCTGCGCGAGAGGACCGGCGCCGCCCTCCTGCTGGACCGCCTTCCGGACGAGGAGACCCTCGCGGCCCGCCCCGACGTGCCACCGGGGCGGCACGTCCCGGCGGACCTCGCCGCCTGCGTGGTGTTCACCTCCGGCTCCACCGGTGAGCCCAAGGGGGTCCGGCTGACCCACCGCTCCGTACTCAGCCGCGCCCTCGACCCGCGCTGGTGCGACGAGGACCACCGCTGCGTGCTCCTGCACTCCCCGCACGCCTGGGACGCGGTGGTCTACGAACTGTGGGCGCCCTTGCTCACCGGCCGTCAGGTCCGGGTGGCGCCCCCCGGGGACCTGGACGGAACGGCCCTGCGGAGCGCCGTGGAGGACGGCGGCGTGACCGCGGCCTTCCTCACCTCCGGGCTGCTGGACGTCCTCGCCGAGCAGGATCCCGGCGCCCTCGCGGGACTGCGCCTGCTGGCCACCGGCGGTGACGTGGTCTCACCCCGGTCCGTGGAGCGCGTCCGCGTCCGGCACCCGGAACTGAAGGTCGTCCACCTCTACGGCCCGGTCGAGAACACCACCTTCTCCCTCGGCCACGCAGTGCCGCCCGGCCGCCCGGACCCCGCGCCGCTGCCGCTCGGCACCCCGGTGCCGGGGTGCCGCGTCACCGTCCTCGACGCCGCCCTGCGCCCGGTGCCCCCGGGAGTGCCGGGCGAGATCCACCTGTCCGGCGAGGGACTGGCCGAGGGCTACCACGGCGCCCCCGCCGCCACCTGCGAGCGCTTCGTCGCCGACCCGTACGGCCCGGCCGGCGCCCGCACCTACCGCACCGGAGACCTGGCCCGCTGGGACCGGGAGGGCCGCCTGCACTTCCTCGGCCGCGCCGACCGGCAGGTCAAGGTCAACGGAATCCGGATCGAGCCCGGCGAGATCGAGGCCGCACTGTGCGAAGAACCCGGGGTCAGGGCCGCCTGGATCGTCGTCCGCGGCGAGGGCGCGGCCGGCCGCTCCCTGGTCGCCTACGTCCTGGGCACCGACGCCGCCCCGGACACCGCCTCCCTGCGTACCCGCCTCGCCGCCCGGCTGCCCCGCCACCTGGTACCCGCCGCCGTGGTCCCGGTCGCCGAGCCACCGCTCGGCCCCACCGGCAAGGTCGACCGGGACGCCCTGCCCGCCCCGGAACGCGCAGCGGTCACCGAGGCCCCCACGCCCCGCGCCGAAGTCCTGGCCGCCGCCTTCGCCGCCTCCCTCGACCTGCCCTCGGCCCGCGCCGACGACGACTTCTTCGCTCTGGGCGGCAACTCGCTCAGCGCCGTCCGGCTGGCCGGTCGCGTCCGCGACGCCCTCGGCCTCCCCGTCTCTGTCCGCGACCTCTTCGAAGCGCCCACCCCGGCCGCCCTGGACCGGCGACTGGGCGAGGGCGCGACCCCGGGGCCCGCCTCCGACGACGCGCCCTTTCCAGCGCGACCGGCCCGGCTGCCGCTCTCCCCGGCCCAGCTTCGGCTGTGGACCGCCAACTACCTGGGAGAGCACCGCCCCACCTACCTCACCACCCTCGCCCTCGACCTGGCAGGCCCCCTGCACCGCCCCGTCTGGGAACAGTCCCTCGACGACCTCGTGGCCCGGCACGAGATCCTGCGCACCGTTCTGCCGTACGGCCCCGACGGCCCGGAGCAGCGCATCCTGCCCCCGGCCGAGGCCCCACTCGACCTGCGCTTCCTGGAGCTGGACCCCGGTGAGGAGCGCGCCGCCGTCGAGGCAGAACTCGCCCGCGGCTTCGACCTGCTGACCGGGACACCACTACGGGCCCGGCTGCTCAGCACCGGCCCCGAACGCCACCTGCTGCTGCTCGTGGTGCACCACGTCGCCGTCGACGGACACTCCCTGGGCGTCCTCCGCGGCGACCTGCGGCACGCCTACACCGCCCGCCTGAAGGGCGAGGCCCCCCGGTGGCGGACTCCCGCACCCCAGTACGCCGACCACGCCCTGCGGCTGGCCCGGCGCCGAGGCGACGAACGGGACCCCGACAGCCCCGCCGCGCGCGACGCCCGCCACTGGGCGACCGAACTGGACGGCGTGCCCGAGCGGTTGCCCCTGCCCGGCGAGCCGCCGACGGGGGAGGACGACGGCAGGGCGGGCCAGGTGCCCCTCTCCTGGGGGCCACGGGAGCACCGCCTCCTGGAGGAGGCCGCCACCCGTCACGCGTGCAGCCCGTACATGGTGCTGCACGCCGCCTTCGCCGCGGCCCTGAGCCACCTCGGCGCCGGCGAGGACGTGCCGGTGGTGGTGGCCCTGAGCGGCCGGGACGACGCGGCCACGGACGGCCTCGTCGGGTGCGTCACCAACCCCGTGGTGCTGCGCGTCCGCACCCACGGCGCGCCCACCGGCGAGGAACTGACCGCCCGGGTACGCCGCAGCCTCCTCGCCGCCCACGCCCACCAGGACCACCCCTACGAACGGGTGCTGGAGCACCTGGACCGCGACCGCGCCGACCGGGGCCGGGGCCTGTTCACCGTGGCCTGCTCCTACCTGCGCACCGAGCCCCCGCGCCCCGAGGACACCGACTGGCCGGGCGGCCTCGGCGTGACCCCCCGCGTCCTGGCTCCCACCCACACCGACCAGGACCTGCTCCTCCAGCTCCGCGACCACCGCACCCCCGAGGGCGCCCCCGCCGGCCTCACCGGCGAGCTCATCCACTCCCTCGCCCACTGCGCCCCGGCAACCGCCCGGCACCTCGCCGACACCCTCCGTGCGAAGCTCCGCGAGCTGGTCGGTGGCCCCTGA